A single window of Salvelinus namaycush isolate Seneca chromosome 11, SaNama_1.0, whole genome shotgun sequence DNA harbors:
- the LOC120055256 gene encoding glutamate decarboxylase 1-like yields the protein MDYLQLPESIIENAKPGGQVLAESKQHRSSSDINPPQTASDNTCSITKDFSCIYSKDLLPALSGEDTTKCFFQELVNILLSYVCKSFRRSSKVLDFHHPHQLREGLEGFSLELPDQPENLEQLLVDCRDTLKYGVKTGHPRFFNQLSSGLDVIGLAGEWLTSTANTNMFTYEVSPVFILMEDVLLRKMQEIVGWSEEEGDGVFCPGGTMSNLYSVLLARYHFFPEVKTKGMTALPRLILFTSAHSHYSVKKSAAVLGIGSENVVLVKCNDRGKMIPAELESSIITAKDQGCVPFYVNATAGTTVYGAFDPLNAIADICESHGLWLHVDAAWGGGLLMSNLHRVKLQGIERAWSVTWNPHKMMGAPLQCSAILVKKRGLLKDCNQMCAEYLFQTDKHYDTSYDTGDKTIQCGRHVDVFKLWLMWKAKGSEGFESQVNKCLENAEHLFDKLKQKPDFELVFKSKPEHSNVCFWYIPPSLRNMPPGSERNRRLHEVAPKIKAKMMEQGMAMIGYQPLGDKVNFFRCVFSNPATQTEDVDYLLEEITRLGHDICIRIETDL from the exons AAAGCATAATTGAAAATGCTAAACCAGGTGGGCAGGTTTTGGCAGAGAGTAAACAGCACAGAAGCTCATCTGACATCAACCCTCCACAGACAGCAAGTGACAACACCTGCAGCATAACCAAGGACTTCAGTTGCATCTACAGCAAAG ATCTACTCCCTGCTCTCAGTGGTGAGGACACAACCAAATGTTTCTTCCAAGAGCTGGTGAACATTCTCCTCAGCTATGTCTGCAAGTCGTTCAGACGGAGCTCCAAAGTCCTGGACTTCCACCACCCTCACCAACTCAGAGAGGGCCTGGAGGGCTTCAGTCTGGAGCTCCCAGACCAGCCCGAGAACCTGGAACAACTCCTGGTTGACTGCAGGGACACCTTGAAGTATGGAGTCAAAACAG GTCACCCACGCTTCTTCAATCAGCTGTCATCAGGGCTGGATGTCATCGGTCTGGCCGGGGAATGGCTGACGTCTACTGCCAACACAAACAT GTTTACTTATGAAGTGTCCCCAGTCTTCATTCTGATGGAGGACGTTCTCCTGAGAAAGATGCAGGAGATTGTGGGTTGGTcagaggaagagggggatggTGTTTTCTGTCCAG GTGGGACCATGTCCAATCTGTACAGTGTATTGCTGGCCAGATACCACTTCTTCCCTGAAGTGAAGACCAAAGGGATGACTGCTCTGCCCAGGCTAATCCTCTTCACATCAGCACAT AGTCATTATTCAGTCAAGAAATCTGCAGCAGTTCTTGGGATAGGAAGTGAAAATGTTGTGCTGGTGAAATGTAATGACCG GGGAAAGATGATCCCTGCAGAATTGGAGTCAAGTATCATTACTGCCAAAGATCAG ggtTGTGTCCCATTCTACGTCAATGCCACAGCAGGCACCACTGTGTACGGAGCCTTTGATCCTCTCAATGCCATCGCAGACATCTGTGAGAGCCATGGACTCTGGCTGCATGTTGAT GCAGCCTGGGGCGGAGGACTGTTGATGTCCAACCTGCACCGTGTGAAACTACAAGGGATTGAACG AGCCTGGTCTGTGACTTGGAACCCTCATAAAATGATGGGTGCTCCGCTGCAATGCTCAGCCATACTGGTGAAGAAAAGG GGCCTCTTGAAAGACTGCAATCAGATGTGTGCTGAATACCTTTTCCAAACTGACAAGCACTACGACACCTCTTATGACACCGGAGACAAGACCATTCAGTGTGGCAGGCACGTTGATGTCTTCAAGCTCTGGCTCATGTGGAAGGCCAAG GGTTCAGAAGGCTTTGAATCACAGGTCAATAAATGTTTGgaaaatgctgagcacttgttcgACAAACTCAAACAAAAACCAGACTTTGAACTCGTCTTCAAAAGCAAA CCTGAACACAGCAACGTGTGCTTCTGGTACATCCCACCAAGTCTGAGGAACATGCCACCAGGTTCTGAGAGGAACAGGAGACTCCATGAG GTGGCACCAAAGATCAAAGCCAAGATGATGGAGCAGGGGATGGCCATGATTGGTTATCAGCCGCTTGGAGACAAAGTGAATTTCTTCCGATGTGTCTTCTCCAACCCGGCCACACAGACAGAGGATGTGGACTACCTCTTGGAGGAGATCACTCGTCTTGGTCATGACATATGCATCAGGATTGAAACCGATTTATGA